The segment AAACATGCAGCAGGATAACAGtgaagccaggctgggatggggacacctcCTGCCTCAGGGAGACATGGAAACTCATTTCAACACTTGCATAACCCAGTGACTATTCATCCCATGTGTAACAACAGACATTGCATTGATATGAAGCCCATTCACTGAGGCAGAGAGTTATGTTTGTACccttaaaagaataaaaaggttCTACCTTAGCATCTCACTCAGAAACACAAACAATTTCTGAGACATACATTGCATAAAACCTcaaaccttttttccccttgataATAGCAGGATCCACCAATACAACACCGtctgaaagaaagggaaataatcaAGATTAACATACATAAAAGCAGGGTTgagagcaggaagagcagcacaTAACCTCGTGGACTTACCTACAGGTTCCACATTCCCTATGTTGTCAATGAAGTCCCGCTTTCCCAGGTAGATGGTCAGCTGTGGGGAGAGAATGACCACAGTTGAACTATAAAATGTTTGTAGTTGTTGAAGGAAGGGGGACACACACATCAGAGAGCTATaaattttgcagagaaaaagactgaaaagacTTCTGTCTGACTACAGGTAAAACTCAAACCTAAATAAGCCCATTATTAATGTACTCACAGCTTTGTCACGGGTGCTTTTTCTGAAGATAACTTGTTTTTGAGCAGAATCAGCATTCTTCCCACCAATCCCAGTCTTTTGAGACTCAGGGCAGCTCATGGTCAAAGACAGGGATGTGACTGGGTGAATGAAGATTTTCTGTCCCAAAATATCCTGCGCCAGATGCCTGGGAAAAATAGGTGGATGAGATAAAAGCGGTAGGTAAAGCACTGTACTCCTGTGCTGTTTCAGACCCCCTCACGCATCCAAATGTGTGTCTAAAAGCTACAAAGGTGGTTTGTGTTGATAAGGAGTCAGACCGATCCCCAAATAAGAACTCATCTGTCCTGTTGCATTTTCCTCAACCAGAACCCAGTGCAACCCATCatgggcagagcagcactgagctcaAAGCAGAATGCACCGTAAGGATAGAACAGCCCAGCCACCTGCCCAGAAAGGCAACAATTATACTTAGAGGAAGGGAACAGCTTGCACCTGAGGAGTAGAAAACATATGGAATAAAACATATGGAATAAAAATTCttcaggaggagaaaaagaaggagggagagaaaagggggggggggggggggaagagaatgggggaaaaataagagaagcaGTGGACaaaagaagagaagggaagaagagaaaggggAGACCACAAGGGCACAAGAGATATCCAGAGAGAGAAGTTCAGAAAACCTAAGTGGTACAAAGCAGAGAGAGtagcttttcattttgttttaagtCATAAAATAGCATCCAGTTAATGATCAGacagcaaatttaaaataaggtGAAGCATTTCCCAAGTTAACAGAAGATTCAAGGTGGCTCCGGTAATCACCAATATGAACTGAATCACAGGATTAGACATattcacaggaaaaaaggcttttggCAGCTGTTGGATGAGGATCCAGGAACAACCTTAACCCTGTAAGATTCTGAAGCAGAGTAGCAGCATCAGGAAAGGATGATGCCACACATACCCTGTCCTTACACTGCTCACCATCACAGCTGTGTGAATGAGCACTGTGCTAGACAGACCCCAGCTCTGATGGAGTATGACTGTCCTTGCAATTTGCTCCCATTCTATTTCTCAGCTtgctttcccattttaaaactgtttcaaGAGTAGAAAAAGTTTCTAGGGCCTATTTGCAGATAACAAACCatagaaaaaggaaacactTGCCTTcttggaaagctgaaaaaaatgtaaggCAGACATTAGAAACAGACCATACACAAGTaagcatttctgtttttattaagtAGGTTTTTCAAGTCCAGACCAGTATTTGTTGCTGACTAGACATGCTGTAGACTCAAAGAAACACATCAGCAAATAACATTAAATACCTTGCTGTGTTCCAAATGGCACAGGAGCTTCCACAGACAGTGATGGGCACTTCTAAATTATTGAAGAAAGATGAATTTTCCAAGGCAGCTGTGTCCTATGCTTCTTTGCATCTACCAGAGGGAATTACTGCCCTCTCCACAAACAAGGAAGACAATTTGTAGGGGATTTGAAAGCTTGTCTCTAGCTGCATCCATCCAGGATTTCAATAATTAATCCCTCTGCAAGAGCAAATATTGTACCTGGGCTAAGATTCAGCTGGGAAGTGGTTAAGTCAGCAACAACAAGGCATTACCTAAGGACACTCATGTAGTCAGTGAGTGAAGAGGTCTACAATGTTCTGTTCACATGTTTCGAAAAGACTAGACTGCTGTAGCACAGGACAGCTACTGAAAGCAGTTTATTCTAAAGCTCTATCTCCTTCCTAGGGCTGCAAGACATGCAGCCTGGTAAGAAACTGAACAGACAAGAGCCATTTATGAAAAAGGGAGTTTATAAAACActaaaatgccattttcatgGCCTGTCAAGCACTGAGAACAATGCACTAAGCAATTTATCTATTACTGCTTCACCAGCAGCCAACTGAcatgctgatgcaaaacaatacACTGCTGGTTTGTACAATCCCCTCCTCAATTTTCTTACAAAAGCACAATATTCGGGATTTAAGAAACATAGATATTTCAATTAACTTCAGCTTTGCTGTTCCTTAATCTTCCAAGAGTAGCTTTCCCCCAACCAGTGAATTTGGCCCTGATATTTTGCACAACAGTATACATTAACTTTTGGCTTGTGACCTGCAGGAACAGCTGTAGCTTTCCTCTGGCTGCATCTGTTCATTTGATTACAAGGATCACATGATATCCTGCCCACTTGCCAGCCTAACTGCTCCCTCCAGCTCAAGCAACCTTGTAGTCACAGATCAAGCTTGCTTTTCACAAACAATCACTGACATTTGTCTGAATATAGTGGTCAGGGCTACACaaattactcaaaaaaaaaaaaaaaaaaaagacagaaccAACGTTCCTCAGCTCTTTCAGGGTTCCAGCAACATTTTATAAACTGTAGGTGGATTATTTGGAGAGCTTAATCACTACTCTGTCTAATCAACTCTGGCAAACACAAACCAGCCAGGCTGGAACCACAGAAATTCACgtgtgcctgtgctgcagaaggaaagtCAGGTCCTTATTGTAGGAAGTAAGAAAGAAGCCCCAGAGATGAAACTCAGTCACACTTTGCAAAAGCAAAAGGGAGGAGGCTGGATTTGTAcaagtctgtgctgcagccactgcagcatTATTAGTTCTCTAAGAGAGGATGAGCATTCCTGTTGGCACATGTACCATTGCAAACATCTTCAGGGGATCTTGGAAACAGCTTCTCTGTAACACACGCTCCTAGAGCACCAGTAATCCAGAGAAAGATGTCCAACCCACCCCCAAATCCACTTGAAGGGCAGCTCCACCTCTGGCAGCAAAACTGCTACCACCACCTCTGCACTGCAGGTACCTTCATTTGttcttcttccctctgcaggCTGAAGGATAAAAGGAGGCAATAAAAGTAAtcaaaatataggaaaaaatgaaaagctaaaaTTGCTCACTAGAATTTCTTACATACTTGGTGCTAAGGAATTTTAATCTAAAATGCTTAAGGACTTAAGTTAACTGGCTGTTATCCTTCAGCATTATTAACCTGCTTCATAACTGCATCAACGGGCCTAACAAAGCCCTTTGGGTAAGATCTGTGTCCATGCTGTAGAAAAACACAAGTGTAGCAGTCTAAATTATAAACATCCTAAACCCATTCTGATCCTtctcagcagagcctgcagtTTTTATTATGCTAATCTCCCAATAATCTTTCATCAAGCTGACTTGCCACTTCACGATCTGCTTTCCTGCAGTAACCAAGGTCACTTGGATACATGGCAGGTGCCTTTTCAAGGACCATATGCCAGTGCAAcaggcagcagaaaaaatatcttGCCTTTAGAAACTGTTCAGAACACCAACTTTCTGTTTTTGCTACAGTTCTCACATCCATGAGCTGAATAAAAGCTTCTTTTCTTATGAAAAACAGAGGGTGCCCAGTGATGGCTATTGGTTATGAAATATGTacactgaagagctgaagaCTTTGCTTCATCACTCTGAAGCTGGAACCAGAGCAACATCTTCAACagggtttttgtgttttaaagaaatgtgcAACTCCTATTCCTGTCTTAAAAACTTGACAAGCTAGCAGTCAAAGtctcacagcagaaaaagacaCCTATTTTTAGCAGTGTTTGAAATACAGATCCTGATTTCCTCAGTTCAGTAGTTTATCTAAAACATCCAACAATACATCAACCTTTCAAGGACAGAGGTGGAAGCACTTGTTCAATGAGGCAAGACTTTCTTCAGTCTTTAGGCAGGACTACTGAGACAGTGCAAGCCCAGGCTGCACCTGCAGGACATCCAGCCTCAAGCTAAAAGCATtatcctttttccccctctacaCCAAATTCCCCAATTCACCAGGAAAATGGTATTTCAGGTCCCCCTCTGCACTCATTCCAAACAAGATCTCGCACACAGatgcacaaataaataaatcagagcaGTGTGGggttttaaaagcagaacacCAGTTTATTTACAATCAAGTTCTTATGGGCagctgaataaataaaaactttgcCCCATATACTCTAATTCCCCTCTGCAGAAAGTGTCTGAACGAAAGGCTGGGTTAGAGGGAGCCTGTCAGACCAGCTCCCCCAACCTAGCCCCTCCAAAGAACACACTTCCATAGTAAAACACTattgggaaagaagaaaataaagtgcaAATAAAAAGGCAATAAAACGCTGGTGGCTTGTCTTGAGGCCCAGATGATGTGGAAAGGTTTGGCTGGATAAAGATATGCCAGGTAGCTCACGCTCAGACACATCATGGTTTAGGGTGCCAAAAGAGGGACAGAGCTAAGACACCGTTCCGTACCACAGAGGGCTCCAGCGCAAATGGGAATATTGCACGTGTGCTCAAGAACGGGGCAAGTGGCCTGGAATTGCCAGCACCAAAACAACGGATTTGGGATGTGACGCCACTGCTCCCCTGTGTGCTGACAGCCGCCAGGACAGGACGGATGAACAGAAAAAGGAACCAAACATCTGTATTCCAGGACTGAAGTCACAGGATTACTACATTCCTCATCACTGCAGCACAACTTCTACAACAACCTCAACAAGCTTAGCTCTCTCCTCACACCCAGTAATCAAAATTGCCTGTGGtataaaaagatgaaaaaaccTCCTATTTTGTGATGCCCAAGCTGCTGAAGGGCATTTCAACACAAGGGTGCAGAAGTCCTGAAGAACAGACCGTTACCTCAAGAACCGATACACAGAGTTCACATGACAGTGCTGGAGAGCCTGTGCCAGGATCAGAACAGATCTAAACTGACTTGATGACtcaaaggcagagctgtcagagcCACTGGAGACTCGTTAAAAGCTGTTCTAACACTTCAAACTGCCTAGGACGTGTTTCAGGTCTTCTCACCCCATGCCTGAACTAGGCCACCAGAACAGAACACAGGAGACAGAACATGCTTTAAGTTAGCATACACAATGACTTCTTTCCAAAGTTTCCACCTCAGAAGTGCTGTAGATACATTTGTGTGACAGGATATTTGGCACAGCTGTCTGGTGAGGAATCCCGCTAGTATCTTCAGCTCCACGTGGTGCATAGATACTGCAAGTAAAGGCATGACTAAGTAGCATTTTCCATCTACAACAGCTAATCCCATTCTGAGTCCGAGTGCCACAGTGCAGTTATGGCCATGAGAAGTCTCTGACTCAGGCTCCTTTCTCCATCGCTTTAGAACTTCCCTCTGGAAAGCAAAGCCCATGTGCTTGTCAGTATCCTGACTCTGGATGGATCTGGGCTCGGGTCTCCATGCTGCGCAGCCAGGGACCAGCACCACCACACACAGCCTTTCACCCTCCGTCAGTCAAAACTCAGACCACAGCACAGCCTTGTTTCCTTTGTCCACACTGACCACGTGGGCACCCGCTGGCGACCACGTGACTGCATTGATAGAAGAACTGAAAGGGAAGGCAAGAGTAAGTTTAAAAGAAAGCTGAACTCCACAACAACACTtagcactgaaatgaaatactATTACCAATTAAACCCTCCCCCACTTTCTCACATCTCAAGAGACTTGGGCTTTTAATAAGTCTCAGAGAGGTACAATTTCTTCAAAATGTACTAAATGAACTTTATTAGAATCGTATCTCAGTTTAACAACAAGAAATCTAATTCAATCTAGAGAACACTGCCATGAATCCACAAAGACTTTGCATATCAATAATTCTCACATGCCAATAAAAGTTGTAAAGCTGTACAACTCCAACTTTTTGATAGCTCAGCAAGATCCACAACCCAGATCCCCACCCTAGACTGCATGTTCCACTTCCCTCACCTGTGATGCTTTGCAAGTGTCCTCTCCAATTTCCCAGTAAGCACATTCCAAATGTAGAGGGCCCCATCAGCTGAGCCAGCAGCCACATAGTTACCATCAGGGCTGTGAGATCAGACCAGGCAAGGAAAGGCAAAGAACAATTTGCAAGTCAGCAATTTTCAGCACACATCATCATTCCACCCACAACTTCCTAAGCAAGCAACTTGGCATGAAATAGTCTTTTAGGAGTTATGTGTTATCACCTGCTAATACTAAGAGGTGAAAGCACTTTGAAATCAGAGCATTTCCAAGACATTGGAtcaatatttacaaatatacTCTGGCTTGACCAAGAGGTAACCTTGGACAAATTACAAACGCTGACCCGTTTTTCTAGCTGTAACTGGGGGCCAGTGCAGTCAAGCATCAGGAATCTCTCAGTTTAGCTGAGGACAAGTTTATCAGGTAGCTTGTTTATGTCTGACCTTACCTGAACACAACTCTTGTCCAGTCAGAGCCACATTTGAATCCCTGGGCACTGGAAAATTAGAATCAGATAACTGGTAACTCCTTTATGAGAAGAGATACTTACTAAAGACAATGTTAAGGATTTCTGCATAGTTCAGAATAAACTCCAGCATCCCTTTATCCTAATTCATGTTTCTCATACACCCTTCTGTCAATGGCAcctgaagaaattctttcctttaGAACACAGACTTAAAAGCCAAGTTGCCTTCTTTAAAGAGAAACATGAGAAGATCCATTAGAGcagatttttaatgtttctagGCATTCTACAGAACTTTgccatgtagaaaaaaaaaagtcaggagaCTGCTGTCTTCACAGAGCTCCTGCACCAAGGGTAACTCACAATACAAGGTACTGAAATTCAGTGTTCCTGTGAAGAATATACTCACCTGAATGTCTGCTTGACAGCACCAACCCGTAGATCAATGATCTTGAGTAGATCATCACGGGAACAGGTCAGAAGCTCTGTTCGCTCTGGGTTCAGGTCCAGAGCTGTGATTCTTCCCAGCAACTCCAGTTCTTTTACTATGCTTTCAGTCCTAAAgacagaaagaggaaaggaaagaaaaaaaaatgtaagaaagcAGTGAACGAGGGTCCAGAAGCCAAACCAGTGCATCAAAACTTTGACTTGTCACAATatggaagagaataaaaaggatTACTGGTTTAttcttgcattttgtttctttcccaaGCTAGATCCCACCTTGTGGATAGCATTTCCAGCAAACAGTTAAGACACTACTTTCCTCACCACCCCACCCTAGAATACCAAGTACTGACCAATGAAAAATACTTATCAGCAAGCAGGCTgtctttccagaaaataaatggcatcccaaaaaacaaacaaaccaacccccaaaaaaacccaaacctgtaATACCAAACAGCTTAAAAGGAGTAACAAAAGTATCTTTAATagctttttgctgcttttataaTAGTCTCCCCAGCTACCAAGCTCAGGAAGAAGAATTCCCTACTTCATATTAACCTGACAGCAAACCCATAACCACTAATACACCATAAGCTCTCCTACAATAGTTTTACCTGATGTCCCAGAAACGAATTTTCTTATCAAAATGTCCACTCATTACACACTGCTCAGTACACACGATGTCATTGCAGCTAGATCCTGCAAACACTGTTTTTATACCTAAAAAGGAGAAACCAATGGTGACACACTTAAATTCACATTGTCCAAACTGATGAAAACTGAGACCGAAAATAATCCCTAAACCCTCTCCCACCCATAGAGTGGCCACACAGCAGTGCCCAAGGAGTGGCATAGGGCAAACAGTCTTAAAATAATCCTGATTAAGTCTCCAATCTCTCTGCCCTTCTCAATCTCCTTTGCTGGGACTTGAAATGTTCCCATGACAGCTGCTTTACTTCCACTTCATATTTAGCCAGCTATAATTTGGTACTATTAAACAACATGAATCTGTCTCCTTGACCTATGTTTGCAATACAGGCATCAAGGTAACTTTGAATCTCAAATGCTCTCTCAGTGCAAGCAGGTTTAAGAGCCCCCAGTAGGAGAAAACCAAGGAAATATGGTGTTTCTCCCATAGAAAAGCCTGGATCCTAGCAATTCCTTCATTTTGGATGCTGAAATTTTTGGTATGTTTCCAAGAGACACTTCCAACCACCTCAGGGTTAAAAACCTGGCCTGGCTCCAAGTTTTTAGTGGAATACTAAAATACCCATCCCCAGACTCGTAAACAAAGAACACTCCCAAAAACAGCTGCTCTCAGTGTAATAGCATTAACAGTGCTTCCTGCACACACAGAATTTGTTATTCCAGGTAACAGGCAGAAAGAATTCAGTTACTtaagaaataacagaaaatggGATGACTGCTAGCTCTTGCTATTTTTATAATGGCAAAAAGATTCAAAAATTGATCTGACACCAGACTGCCAGGATCATTCAGCAGAAGCACAAAACATGGATGAAAGGCAGAAGTTAGGCTTCCTTACAAACTTTGCTGCGGAGGTCCCAGAGCTTGAGGGTCCGGTCATGACTTCCTGAAACAATACGTGCATTGTCCAGCAAGAACTTGGCTGACAGAACTTTACCACTGTGACCTGTAAGggtgtgctggggacaggagatTGACATGGTCAATCTGAGTATTTCCACTTTCTTAAATTGAAATTTGCATGTCTCCTGCATTGCTTGGCAGAAAAAACATCTATTACAGTTAAAAAGCTATCACCATTGAGTATTAGTGTTGATTATCAGAgtccagcctggagctgggaaacaCAGGTCACCTTTTGCTGCAGTTTCTCCAGTTACTCAGGAACCTGCCAGCTCCTTCCTCAACACTCTGTACATATACATTTCATGGACAGATGGCAACTGCAACACAGCCTTGCAGGACAAACCAAGGGGTTAAAGCATgctgaaaatggaaattgtgcctttctgttttcatatgGAGCTTCCCTCAAGGACACAACAGTATCCAGTCTCAACTGTTATTACATCTTAAAGCCTGAAAGCTGAGACAACCAGGGGTTTCAGAAAAATTCcctacagcagcagctttaaGTGCAGAGGGAGGCTCTCTGGTGTTGAGAACATGAACCACATTGACTTAGAATTGCTCAACATTTACATACTAAATCACAAAACAGACAATGAATTACTAAAGTAAGAGTTatgaaaaacaagacaaaaatctTTGTAGATAGttaagatttaaaaagaaatactcaacagaattttaaattatataaagcAATCTGGGCTTGGcgaaacacaaaataaaagtccttaagaatggaaagaaatggGAGCTAAGTTtggaagaaaacccaaaactgacATATAAAATATCATCCCAAAAAGACCACCTTGCCTTAACAAAGGAATACAAACTCCAGCAAGGAGGATCTATCTTCCACTCTGCATCTCTCTTCCGCCCTTGCTGCACAGATATTACATACAGGTATTGCATTTAGGCAGGGAGTTTTGGCAAAGTTTGCAGTGATTTCATCTTTACTACCTCCTGCTTATGTGCAAGCCATGAAGAGTTCACAGTGCTCACACTTGAAACAGAGAGGATTATTTCATCTCAGAAACAATGAGTGCACTCCAAAGAATTACAGGAAGATTATGTGAATGTTTACAAGTGTACTAACCTTTTGCAGTGAGTAATTTATGTCTGCTAAACTTGTATTCACTATAATTCACATACAATAGTAGGTTTTGCAGCCAAAGAACTGATACTCTTCACTTTCCTAAGTAGAATGATATCTTTCCTTGACATCTCCAGACTGAGAACTACCCAATGAATTACAGTGCATCTGTTGGTTATAACCAACACTGAAATGTCAGAAGATTTGAATGTCAAAGTAGCAtcttactaaaataaaaagttgaGGAAAAGTGTACATAGGAAATGACAATCAAAAAAGGCTCTTGGAAAGCTGTGAAACTTTTCTTTTGGTCTATCAAAGGATTATTTTCAAATCAGAGGCAACTGTTAGAGAAAAATATGAGTACAAAGTATTTGGGAGGAAAGAACCTTTCAAAAGACATTGAGGATGATGTCCAACATGTTGAGGCATGCTGCCTTGGACAACCAGGCAGAGGCTCCTTTTCCAGAATGCTGCTCCTGACTTAAAACAAAAGTCCCTCTTTGTCTTCCACAAAGCCCTTTTCAACATCCTGTCCTTTGAGAGAGGCTGAAACATTGAGGTGGCTCTCCATAAATCGTAAACATTTAAAGTTCCCCAGAGGGGCACACAGAAGTGTACACACACTTTATGTGGCAAGGTTTTTCTAGGGGGGGTTGTATTGGGAAATTACACAGTAACTGGAGCTTCCTGCAAGGCTGTGTGGAGATCAACACTGTGTTTTAGGTCTTGCTGTGAAGATCTTCAAGAGATAAAGAACCTCTCAACAAAAAGAACTATTAAAAGTGTCTGTAAATGCCCAACTTCCAAAATTGCCATGTCCCCATTAGATAAAACTGGGAATACAAGACAGAAACAACCTTGCACTGCTTTGCCTTGCAAGACTCACCCGTAATCGATTGTCATCAACCGTCCAGATTCTGCTGGCAAAGTCATTTGAAGCTGCTAAGAGGTAAGAACCCTGTAAACACAAGATTCCTTTCAAATTCCTTCTGCTAGTCAATATGCAAACCAAATTCAAATATTTCCAATAAACCACTGAAACCATATTAGTGCTATTttgtcaaaggaaaaaaggaataaaaccaaaaccacagtAGCAAATGCCAGTATGGAAAGCTAATGTAACCCTTCCCAAAGGGCTATGGCACCTGCTTCTCACCAAAATGGAAGGGTTTGTAGAATCATGGCTATAGGTTATAACAAGAATAATGTATACCAATTATAAGAATAACCAGACCAGAAAAAGGAGATTcatctttcctttctgctgcagtGAGAAAATGAGTTCTAGTTTACCCTCATCTGTTGTGGAgttgttttcctattttttgtttggttgtttgttttttttttttccagaggaaaaaagcccTGCATCATCTACCCCCACTGCTTAGAAAGGTCTCAGAGTGGAATTAGTCTGATTCTTGCCATTTTCATTAACATTCTAGCATTTAAAGCTAAGatttcaaaaatgaaatctgCCTGAGGAGAGAGAAATCGACTTGTTCATGGCTTTAGGCTTAGGGCTTCCACAAGTCACCCATGATGGAGAATGGCCACCACAAAATTTAGGCTTGCAGTCCTGTCCATTACAAAAAACTTTCCTGAATCCTTGTAATCCTTTGGCATCTCACCCAGGCAATTCTCACAGCAAATGTGTTCAAGCAACTTGCCAAACCTCAGGACTAGTTTTACCTGCAGATTAACACCACATCTCTAATGAGCTGGTCAGTGTCCAAAAGAAGGATCCTCTTGGGTATAATTTAGCACATAGAATCACCAAATGGCAGAAATCATATCAGCTTTGTGCTATGGAAGAGGTCTCAGCAGAAAAGTCAGATCACATGTCCAGTTAGACCAATCCAAGACCCCAAACTCCTTCAAGCAGGACTGTTGGATGCTGATCTCAGTCATGTCTCCGCTGCTCCAGGTGAACATGACCTGAGCACATCTCACACTGTCAGCAAACACTCTGCCAGCCACACCATtgctgtgccatggctggggaGAAACTGCTGGGAGAAGAGGGCATGGAACTGCAAGTCTTGGGATAATCAGACCTTTTACTATTCATCACAGACCTCAATAAAGCactcatggaaaaaaaacttcacagaaataaagcCTCAGTGTATTTGCTTCTTCTGTGCTGTTATACCAGCTTCAGTGGAATGCtaatttctttaaacaaaaatccTTAACAGCCAAGGTCTGAGCTGCATATCATCATCTGAATTGTAAAGCAAGGATCAGAATTACTGCATCTTATCAAATAAAGAACTTTTGTACAATTTCAGCTACTTTCATGTTTTAACTAATTTCTTAGGTAACTTCAATTAGAATGGAAACAATAGTAGAGAACAACATAATTCCATTAATTTATTCCCAACCACAAACAGTGGATATTGCACAGATACTCACAGCACTATCAAATTCTATGCTGGTAATCCCAGCATTACTGCCAGAGAGGGAACCTTTGGGCTCACACCTATCTGCACAGAGAAAGATGAACAAAAACTTGAGCAATGGATTACAGCAGAAGTTGACACAAAGTGACCCGTAATACGAGTTTTTTTAGCATCCcaccaaaccccaaagcaaaaAGGTTTACCTCCCAAGACTTCCCAAAGTTTAACCCTCCGGTCCATGCCTCCGGTTGCTAGCAATCGGGAGCCAGGGCTGAACTGCACCGCATTCACCTCCCCATCATGTGCatcctgaggaggggaaggaacaGAACAGCCACCCAAAAGGGAATTAGCATACACCCATAACCCACAGATCAGAAAGCTACAGAACTTAAAGGttacacagaatcacagctgTGCATctttcagaggaaataaagCCACAGACTGAAACTCTGCTGTGGCTGGTGGTACACAGACAACAAAAAGGCCGATCTTTATCAGAAGAAAAACCAACGGCATATCAAAAAAAACAGTAGCAATAACAAACTACCAAAAGCCATATAATGCTTCCTAATCTTAGGCTCTTAAGtcacaccagaaaaaaaaaaataaggaaaggacAGGACAAAAAACAGTAACAGGTAATGTGCTGTAGAAGTAAAGTAACTTTTCATTCCTCCATCTAGAGACAGCCATGGAACATGACCCAATCAGTTCATGCAACCATGGAACAATCAAGTCAGGCTTGAGTTAAGCAGGTCTGCTAGGAAACAGCACAGCAGATGCACTGTATTCTCTGGGTGTGTTGGTGATTCTGCAGTACAAGTGTGACAGCACCTGCTTGCAAAGGACTTGGGCTTAAGCTGTGCCTCCTCTCTGCAGATGCACTGaccccccagcacccctgcTTCTCACGGTTTAATGTCCTGAAATCTTGAACTTTAAATACCTatgagaattttaaaattaattccttttttattcctctaTTCATTTCACAGCTTTATACTACTTATCCACACAGTATTATCACCACAATCGTAATTATtgttaaagtat is part of the Vidua chalybeata isolate OUT-0048 chromosome 10, bVidCha1 merged haplotype, whole genome shotgun sequence genome and harbors:
- the ATG16L1 gene encoding autophagy-related protein 16-1 isoform X5, which produces MPINNKLLEKSDLHAVLADKLQAEKYDMQSRHEISPGHDSTWNDAQLQELAQLKIKHQEELTELHKKRGELAQSVIDLNNQMQQKDKEMQMNEAKIAEYLQKISELETECQELRSKLQDLERANQTLKDEYDALQITFNALEEKLRKTTEDNQELVSRWMAEKAQEANRLNAENEKDSRRRQARLQKELAEAAKEPLPVEPRDDDIEVLADETSDTAEETSPVRAVSRTSSKRLSQPAGGLLDSISNIFGRRSMSSFPAPQDNAEPHPGVSKEVRVPTTAICVFDAHDGEVNAVQFSPGSRLLATGGMDRRVKLWEVLGDRCEPKGSLSGSNAGITSIEFDSAGSYLLAASNDFASRIWTVDDNRLRHTLTGHSGKVLSAKFLLDNARIVSGSHDRTLKLWDLRSKVCIKTVFAGSSCNDIVCTEQCVMSGHFDKKIRFWDIRTESIVKELELLGRITALDLNPERTELLTCSRDDLLKIIDLRVGAVKQTFSAQGFKCGSDWTRVVFSPDGNYVAAGSADGALYIWNVLTGKLERTLAKHHSSSINAVTWSPAGAHVVSVDKGNKAVLWSEF